Proteins from a single region of Roseateles sp. XES5:
- a CDS encoding DUF1810 domain-containing protein: MMAEDDPFELSRFVEAQDPVFDAVLAELRAGCKQTHWMWFVFPQLRALGRSSIATFYGLGSIEEAGAYLRHPVLSGRLAQATRVVLDIPDRSAHEIFSSPDDLKFRSSMTLFSEAAGAGGGAQFRRALERFFAGEPDRLTLEFLAGRIE; the protein is encoded by the coding sequence ATGATGGCAGAGGATGACCCTTTCGAACTTTCTCGCTTCGTCGAGGCGCAAGATCCTGTCTTCGATGCGGTTCTCGCGGAGCTGAGGGCGGGGTGCAAGCAAACCCACTGGATGTGGTTCGTCTTTCCGCAGCTACGCGCGCTCGGACGATCCTCCATTGCGACGTTCTATGGTCTCGGCTCCATCGAAGAGGCTGGAGCCTATCTCCGGCATCCCGTGCTTTCAGGCAGATTGGCACAGGCGACCCGTGTGGTTCTCGATATACCCGACCGTTCCGCCCATGAGATTTTCAGTTCGCCCGACGATCTGAAGTTTCGCTCGTCGATGACGCTGTTCAGTGAGGCTGCAGGGGCGGGAGGAGGGGCGCAATTCCGGCGCGCGCTCGAACGCTTCTTCGCCGGCGAACCTGACCGGCTTACCCTTGAGTTCCTAGCTGGCCGCATCGAATAG
- a CDS encoding LuxR C-terminal-related transcriptional regulator has product MTQYAASVKGSTEKTHLRFALEEIPVPMVYATHRIIRDCNVAFADLFGYDQADLIDRSFAILYPKISDFIRTGRMWLDHLPGSRSYYDERIMMSVTGQRFWCQVTGKSFRHDDPFAHALYCFQRLNRPTAGARLSLSERQHQILTLVSQGKKNADIATELNLSVRTIESHRARLMKIAGCSNAAQLITWFIHGPSKENR; this is encoded by the coding sequence ATGACGCAATATGCCGCTTCCGTCAAAGGCTCCACCGAAAAGACGCATCTGCGCTTCGCGCTGGAGGAGATTCCCGTGCCGATGGTCTATGCGACGCATCGCATCATCCGCGATTGCAACGTCGCCTTCGCCGACCTCTTCGGCTACGACCAGGCCGACCTGATCGACCGCAGTTTCGCCATTCTCTATCCGAAGATTTCCGACTTCATCCGGACCGGCAGGATGTGGCTGGACCACCTGCCGGGCAGCCGCAGCTACTATGACGAGCGCATCATGATGTCGGTGACCGGGCAACGGTTCTGGTGCCAGGTGACGGGCAAGAGCTTTCGCCACGACGACCCCTTCGCCCATGCGCTCTACTGCTTCCAGAGGCTCAACCGCCCAACCGCCGGCGCGCGGCTTTCCCTCAGCGAGCGGCAGCACCAGATCCTGACGCTGGTTTCCCAGGGAAAAAAGAATGCCGACATCGCCACCGAACTGAACCTGTCGGTGCGCACCATCGAATCCCATCGCGCCCGTCTGATGAAGATCGCCGGCTGCAGCAATGCAGCCCAGCTCATCACCTGGTTCATTCACGGCCCGTCCAAAGAAAACAGATGA
- a CDS encoding type I secretion system permease/ATPase: MPFGRETFRTAFQRIAVFLGRPGSDVVLFSGVPFDETLPSFEDVQRLSDRIGLDVRAFGWRDLAADNFDLPAIILFHDGSAATLLEIHDAGRSSYIEALRAQLQGRRPEKDDVKAILAFSAVSADTMKSAVDGMDGAIVRQHWLVSALIPFWRSYAQVAVAALFINLLALTSPLFTMNVYDRILPNNAKATLWVLAIGVSGAVIFDLVLKTARAALIDYAGRRADLKLSYLLFEKVLNASMSARPMQTGEYANRVTQYEFVREFFTSNTISVLIDTIFVFVFLIVIYLVAGWIVVIPAAAFLLALAIGLVAQHRIGRRVAAAANESSMKQSLLVETISTIETVKSLKAERNLLRRWHELSKKAALTSEEIKQLSASAANWTQFVAQLVSVVIILAGAYEFSEGRMSSGAIIAAVMLSGRAVAPMGQIAMTLARLRQALLSLRILNSIMMMPEDLPSATGFVNRDIERGGFSFQQTDFAYPGSDQKVLNGLTFSVRPGERVGVIGRIGSGKTTIGRLLGALYPPSAGSLLIDGIDIRQYHPAVVRTAVAVASQSADLFSGSVKDNLLMANPEASDTDIIEVARRTGVDEFVSRHPRGYDMPVGERGNNLSGGQRQAVAIARLLLAKPKIIFLDEPSGAMDLASERRLISNLSSAFGPETTIIISTHRYSMLELVDRLIVLDGGRVIADGPKGAVIEELQKKAGRPS; encoded by the coding sequence ATGCCGTTCGGCAGGGAAACTTTCAGAACAGCCTTTCAGCGGATCGCGGTCTTTCTCGGTCGACCTGGATCCGATGTCGTTCTGTTCTCCGGGGTCCCCTTTGATGAGACCCTTCCATCCTTCGAGGACGTTCAGCGTCTGAGCGACCGCATCGGTCTCGATGTGCGCGCTTTTGGCTGGCGCGATCTGGCGGCCGACAACTTTGATCTTCCCGCCATCATTCTATTCCATGACGGATCCGCGGCAACGTTGCTGGAGATCCACGACGCGGGGCGTTCTTCCTATATCGAGGCGCTCCGCGCGCAGTTGCAGGGGCGTCGACCGGAGAAGGATGACGTCAAGGCGATCCTTGCCTTTAGCGCCGTCAGCGCGGATACGATGAAATCCGCCGTCGACGGCATGGATGGCGCCATTGTCCGCCAGCATTGGCTGGTAAGCGCGCTGATCCCGTTCTGGCGGTCCTATGCGCAGGTCGCCGTTGCGGCGCTGTTCATCAATCTGCTGGCGCTGACCTCGCCGCTCTTCACGATGAACGTTTATGACCGGATTCTGCCGAACAATGCGAAGGCCACGCTCTGGGTCCTGGCAATCGGCGTTTCGGGTGCGGTGATCTTTGACCTCGTCCTCAAGACGGCACGCGCAGCCTTGATCGATTATGCCGGACGACGTGCGGATCTCAAGCTTTCCTATTTGCTGTTCGAGAAGGTCCTGAACGCGAGCATGTCGGCGCGTCCGATGCAGACGGGTGAATATGCGAACCGCGTCACGCAATACGAGTTTGTCCGCGAATTCTTCACCTCCAACACCATCAGCGTTCTCATCGACACGATCTTTGTCTTCGTGTTCCTGATCGTCATCTACCTCGTGGCGGGTTGGATCGTCGTCATCCCTGCCGCCGCGTTCCTTCTCGCGCTTGCGATCGGCCTTGTCGCGCAGCACAGGATCGGTCGTCGCGTGGCGGCCGCGGCGAACGAATCCTCAATGAAACAGTCGTTGCTGGTCGAAACGATTTCAACGATAGAGACTGTCAAGTCGCTGAAGGCCGAGCGCAATCTTTTGCGCAGATGGCACGAGCTCTCCAAGAAGGCGGCTCTGACATCGGAAGAGATCAAGCAGCTCTCGGCTTCGGCGGCAAACTGGACGCAGTTCGTCGCGCAGCTCGTATCCGTGGTCATTATTCTCGCCGGCGCCTATGAATTCTCCGAAGGCAGGATGTCCTCGGGTGCGATTATCGCAGCGGTCATGCTGTCGGGACGTGCGGTCGCGCCGATGGGACAGATCGCCATGACGCTGGCGCGCCTGCGTCAGGCGCTCCTGTCGTTGCGCATCCTGAACTCGATCATGATGATGCCGGAGGATCTGCCAAGCGCGACGGGGTTCGTGAACCGCGATATCGAAAGAGGCGGATTCAGCTTCCAGCAAACCGATTTCGCCTATCCGGGCTCCGATCAGAAGGTTCTTAATGGCCTGACATTTTCAGTTCGGCCGGGCGAGCGCGTCGGCGTGATCGGCCGCATCGGATCGGGCAAGACGACGATCGGGCGCCTGTTGGGGGCGCTCTATCCCCCCAGCGCGGGCAGCCTCCTGATCGATGGCATCGACATTCGCCAATATCATCCGGCGGTGGTGCGCACGGCCGTTGCCGTTGCTTCGCAGTCCGCGGACCTGTTTTCCGGCTCCGTGAAGGACAATCTCCTCATGGCCAATCCGGAGGCGAGCGATACGGATATCATCGAGGTGGCACGCCGCACCGGGGTCGACGAGTTCGTTTCGCGTCATCCCCGCGGCTACGATATGCCGGTCGGCGAGCGTGGCAACAATCTCTCGGGTGGCCAGCGCCAGGCGGTGGCGATCGCACGGCTGCTGCTTGCCAAGCCGAAGATCATCTTTCTCGACGAGCCGTCAGGCGCGATGGACCTTGCCTCGGAGCGCCGGTTGATCAGCAACCTGTCTAGCGCTTTCGGCCCGGAGACGACGATTATCATCTCGACGCACCGCTACAGCATGCTTGAGCTTGTCGACAGGCTGATCGTCCTGGATGGAGGTCGTGTCATCGCAGACGGGCCAAAGGGTGCAGTCATTGAAGAACTGCAGAAAAAAGCAGGCCGACCCTCATGA
- a CDS encoding GGDEF domain-containing protein, protein MGMREMLNTFSLRGAANTWLVGGGAAALMFGLGAAVVGNAFGPMTSITSVTALAGTVAVGVALPLLYTCSRMARRIASLRLEVQRAGQRDGLTACLNEQTFSALVDTYADRRTAGKDTTRGTVVLIHLDELQSINDRFGHSWGNDALVKVAAAIRGTVRQGDIVGRVSGNQFGVFLPGANETDAKGVAERIHTSVTGIAFFPTGIRHPLSIRAGAVIVADQAKFDTLLKAAESTLELARGQDQDWIVYTSIGGWADREPVRLQ, encoded by the coding sequence ATGGGTATGCGCGAAATGCTGAACACCTTTTCCCTCCGTGGGGCCGCGAACACCTGGCTGGTCGGCGGCGGCGCGGCGGCACTCATGTTCGGCCTCGGCGCCGCGGTTGTCGGAAACGCATTCGGGCCAATGACATCCATCACGAGCGTTACCGCGCTTGCAGGAACAGTCGCCGTCGGCGTCGCCCTGCCGCTCCTTTACACCTGCAGCCGGATGGCGAGGCGGATCGCGTCCCTGCGCCTGGAAGTTCAGCGTGCTGGCCAGCGCGACGGGCTCACGGCCTGCCTGAATGAGCAGACCTTCTCCGCGCTCGTCGATACCTATGCCGACCGGCGCACTGCTGGAAAGGATACCACGCGCGGAACCGTGGTCCTCATCCATCTGGATGAACTTCAATCCATCAACGACCGTTTCGGCCACAGTTGGGGCAACGACGCGCTCGTCAAGGTCGCGGCGGCCATCCGCGGAACCGTTCGTCAAGGGGACATCGTGGGCCGCGTATCCGGAAACCAGTTTGGCGTCTTCCTGCCTGGCGCGAACGAAACGGATGCAAAAGGCGTCGCCGAACGCATCCACACGAGCGTGACCGGCATCGCGTTTTTCCCCACAGGGATCCGGCACCCTCTTTCGATCCGGGCCGGCGCGGTGATCGTCGCCGATCAGGCGAAGTTCGACACCCTGCTCAAGGCAGCGGAAAGCACCCTGGAGTTGGCCAGAGGGCAGGACCAGGACTGGATCGTGTACACATCGATTGGCGGATGGGCTGACCGCGAGCCGGTGCGGTTACAGTAG
- a CDS encoding HlyD family type I secretion periplasmic adaptor subunit, producing the protein MTDAPPFWARMSLVSVALLIVFFVVWAAITEVDEIARGQGKVIPISRTQLIQASEASVVQEIAVKLGQIVKKGDLIVRLDDTATTSTLGELEARARALRVQIARLEMEQAGDLLSPMTCPTEVSKTSPEVCANESQLLKARRDAFQNKLSVLQERHLQRRKELDEALVNIDRLEKNIAVSEKEVGLLEPLVKRKLAPQTDLLRVQKELTDSTGQLRLLKESLDRVRAAIKEASLQVDELMLSFQQEALAEKTKALADLSVVNETVRGASDRVERTDLRSPVDGVVNRLEITTIGGYVQPGTVVAEVVPTSDTLLVEARISPTDIAFIRVGQPALVKITAFDFSIYGGLHGEVSNVSADSLFDEKSNETYYLAQVKTEKSEIVRDGKSHAIIPGMVASVDIMTGRKTILQYLLKPINKARTEAMQER; encoded by the coding sequence ATGACGGATGCTCCTCCCTTCTGGGCACGGATGAGCCTCGTTTCGGTTGCTCTGCTGATCGTGTTCTTCGTCGTGTGGGCGGCGATCACGGAAGTGGACGAGATCGCGCGCGGGCAGGGGAAGGTCATCCCGATTTCCCGAACGCAGCTCATCCAGGCGAGCGAGGCAAGCGTCGTCCAGGAAATCGCGGTCAAACTCGGCCAGATCGTCAAGAAGGGCGATCTTATCGTCAGGCTCGACGATACGGCGACAACCTCTACGCTGGGGGAACTGGAAGCGCGCGCCCGGGCATTGCGCGTACAGATCGCGCGTCTTGAGATGGAGCAGGCCGGCGATCTGCTCTCGCCAATGACGTGCCCGACCGAGGTCAGCAAGACCAGTCCGGAAGTCTGTGCGAACGAATCCCAGTTGCTAAAGGCGCGGCGCGACGCGTTCCAGAACAAGCTTTCGGTCCTGCAGGAGCGCCACCTTCAGCGACGCAAGGAGCTTGACGAAGCTTTGGTCAACATCGACCGGCTCGAGAAGAACATCGCCGTTTCGGAGAAGGAAGTGGGCCTGCTGGAGCCGCTGGTCAAGCGCAAGCTGGCGCCGCAAACCGATCTGCTCCGTGTGCAGAAGGAACTCACCGATTCGACCGGACAACTGAGGCTGCTGAAAGAATCGCTCGATCGCGTTCGTGCGGCCATCAAGGAAGCGTCGCTTCAGGTGGATGAACTGATGCTCTCCTTCCAGCAGGAGGCGCTCGCGGAAAAGACCAAGGCACTCGCCGATCTCTCGGTCGTCAACGAAACCGTCCGCGGGGCTTCCGACCGTGTAGAGCGCACCGACCTGCGCTCGCCTGTCGATGGCGTGGTCAACCGGCTGGAGATCACGACGATCGGTGGTTATGTGCAGCCCGGCACGGTTGTTGCCGAAGTGGTGCCGACATCGGATACGCTGCTCGTGGAGGCGCGTATTTCTCCGACGGACATTGCCTTTATCCGGGTCGGACAGCCTGCGCTGGTAAAGATCACCGCATTCGACTTCTCGATCTACGGCGGTCTGCATGGCGAAGTCTCGAATGTTTCCGCCGACTCCCTGTTCGACGAGAAATCCAACGAGACCTATTATCTTGCGCAGGTGAAGACGGAAAAATCCGAAATCGTCCGCGACGGCAAATCTCATGCGATTATTCCAGGCATGGTCGCGTCCGTCGATATCATGACTGGTCGCAAAACCATTTTGCAGTATCTACTAAAGCCGATCAACAAGGCGCGTACCGAGGCCATGCAGGAACGGTAG
- a CDS encoding TolC family outer membrane protein, producing MRKSVIGAVSAALLLGVAFLPLNAHALTLKEAMAVTLESNPEIGQAMENREAIEFELRQARGLYLPSIDLEAGAGIQDLDNPSRRLGGLDDDPLYPADVGLSITQKLFDGGARRAELERQAARVDSASFRVLERSETIGLQVVREYLEIMLQGEIVKESRNNAAVHQQMLGDINSLISGGTLTDADRQQAEERLLAAKVRIKQAEEELEAAKTRFLRLVGKPFSNATMPGSMAAALPKSLDEAIGLARANNARIKVANSDIDAADAMVKAARSDMLPTVSLEGRARTGMDIDGSDGRSTSLQARVVAKWNLYRGGIDIANEQEQIRRASEQRLVLHQSYREVEEAVRISWDRRIRQTELAATLQQQAAANGSLVKSYREQLAVGSRSLLDVLGAQNSRYTVNVLSRTAVYAARFAEYRILAASGMLLSSMNLAPAKQSEAYARAEFHVPETAPAETYRRVPSRQVNDLPLDLLATMK from the coding sequence ATGCGCAAATCGGTAATCGGAGCTGTTTCGGCAGCGCTGTTGTTAGGGGTGGCCTTCTTGCCGCTCAACGCACATGCCCTGACATTGAAGGAGGCGATGGCGGTAACGCTGGAGTCCAATCCTGAAATCGGGCAGGCGATGGAAAATCGCGAAGCGATCGAATTCGAACTTCGCCAGGCGCGGGGCCTTTATCTGCCCAGCATCGATCTGGAAGCCGGTGCCGGCATTCAGGATCTCGACAATCCGTCCCGTCGTCTCGGCGGTCTCGACGATGACCCGCTCTATCCCGCGGATGTCGGTCTTTCCATAACGCAGAAGCTTTTTGACGGCGGTGCGCGCCGGGCCGAGCTGGAGCGCCAGGCCGCCCGCGTCGACAGCGCCTCGTTCCGTGTTCTCGAGCGCTCCGAAACGATCGGTCTTCAGGTCGTGCGTGAATATCTCGAAATCATGCTTCAGGGCGAAATCGTCAAGGAATCGCGCAACAACGCGGCGGTTCACCAGCAGATGCTCGGCGATATCAATTCGCTGATCTCCGGCGGCACCTTGACGGATGCCGACCGCCAACAGGCAGAGGAGCGTCTGCTCGCTGCCAAGGTGCGCATCAAGCAAGCCGAGGAAGAGCTGGAAGCCGCAAAGACGCGGTTCCTCCGTCTCGTTGGCAAGCCGTTCTCCAATGCGACGATGCCCGGTTCCATGGCGGCGGCCCTGCCGAAATCCCTCGACGAGGCCATCGGTCTGGCCCGCGCGAACAATGCGCGCATCAAAGTCGCGAACTCCGATATCGATGCGGCGGACGCGATGGTGAAGGCCGCGCGTTCGGACATGTTGCCGACCGTATCGCTTGAAGGCCGCGCCCGCACCGGCATGGACATCGATGGAAGCGACGGCCGCAGCACCAGCCTTCAGGCGCGTGTCGTTGCAAAGTGGAATCTCTACCGTGGCGGCATCGATATCGCCAACGAGCAGGAGCAGATCCGTCGCGCCAGCGAGCAGCGTCTGGTGCTTCACCAAAGCTACCGCGAAGTCGAAGAAGCCGTCCGTATTTCGTGGGACCGGCGCATTCGCCAAACCGAGCTTGCCGCGACCTTGCAACAACAGGCCGCTGCAAACGGCAGCCTGGTAAAGTCCTATCGTGAGCAGCTCGCGGTCGGCAGCCGTTCGTTGCTTGACGTCCTGGGCGCGCAGAATTCACGCTACACCGTCAATGTCCTCTCGCGCACGGCCGTCTATGCGGCGCGCTTCGCGGAGTACCGCATTCTGGCAGCCAGCGGCATGCTGCTCAGCAGCATGAACCTTGCGCCCGCCAAGCAATCCGAAGCCTATGCGCGTGCGGAGTTCCATGTCCCGGAAACCGCTCCGGCAGAGACCTATCGACGCGTGCCTTCGCGGCAAGTGAACGACCTGCCGTTGGATCTCCTGGCGACGATGAAGTAA
- a CDS encoding helix-turn-helix domain-containing protein: MSARANFADNLRRLCLTKGSISAASREMGVHRAQLEKYLSGEREPSAAVRKHIAEHFGVDEATLFLPPEQFTIELPKPSKIQISAEVRKAVAPLLDEPIASIPKGIYHIYFTVPGTPDQLYMSTIVVTRVGNATLFRRLTGWGIKRDTYWARFTGDHKGIVVERLNVLSFVAANQRGQHEPTLMRLHWLPVASPLLGGHAMVLTHSGASFSAVVMQPVPPNTKLRDAIRSAQPRASNDPTLPVLVREFIPAMRRELIEWIRRDVAG, translated from the coding sequence ATGTCCGCGCGCGCCAATTTTGCCGACAACCTGAGACGCCTTTGTCTGACGAAAGGCAGCATCAGCGCGGCTTCGCGCGAAATGGGCGTCCACAGGGCTCAGCTGGAGAAATATCTCAGCGGCGAGCGCGAGCCGAGCGCCGCCGTCCGCAAGCACATTGCAGAGCATTTCGGCGTTGACGAGGCGACGCTCTTCCTGCCGCCCGAGCAGTTTACGATCGAACTTCCGAAGCCCAGCAAGATCCAGATCAGTGCCGAAGTGCGAAAAGCCGTGGCGCCGCTTCTGGACGAGCCTATCGCGTCGATTCCCAAGGGGATCTACCACATATACTTTACCGTCCCGGGCACCCCCGATCAACTTTACATGTCCACCATCGTTGTAACGCGGGTGGGAAATGCCACTCTGTTCAGGCGGCTGACGGGATGGGGGATAAAGCGGGATACCTATTGGGCGCGCTTTACCGGAGACCATAAAGGGATCGTCGTCGAACGCCTCAACGTTCTTTCCTTTGTCGCCGCCAATCAGCGCGGCCAGCATGAGCCGACATTGATGCGCTTGCACTGGCTTCCCGTCGCATCCCCGCTCCTGGGCGGCCACGCGATGGTCCTGACACATTCCGGGGCATCGTTTTCCGCTGTCGTGATGCAGCCCGTACCGCCGAACACGAAGCTTCGCGATGCGATACGGTCAGCACAACCGCGCGCCTCGAACGACCCGACCCTTCCGGTCCTCGTGCGGGAATTCATTCCGGCGATGCGGCGCGAACTCATCGAATGGATTCGCCGTGACGTCGCGGGATAG
- a CDS encoding ribbon-helix-helix domain-containing protein — MEHSSSKVSDHPLADDAELVFRAVDGGKVRRGIRLEAIYWRVLREIADLKQKKIGAVIGDVLADAPEPANTTSLLRVYCLRWALDALAAERKVTDPLGVVNLVRASPSPAFALGLDKRLLAYNQSLLDYIQARFSYGETGLINSDLRLALDVQVAALAATLKDNGNRPLEVGFVVGFGGRRLRGKLNALLAPASGENIVLCYLLP; from the coding sequence ATGGAGCATTCCTCCAGCAAGGTGAGCGACCATCCGTTGGCGGACGATGCAGAACTCGTCTTCCGGGCCGTCGACGGCGGTAAGGTTCGCCGTGGTATTCGCCTTGAGGCGATCTACTGGCGCGTGCTGCGGGAGATCGCCGATCTCAAGCAGAAGAAGATCGGTGCCGTGATTGGTGATGTCCTGGCGGATGCACCTGAACCGGCGAATACAACGTCGCTACTGCGGGTTTACTGTTTGCGTTGGGCGCTCGATGCGCTTGCAGCGGAGCGGAAGGTCACCGATCCACTCGGCGTCGTGAACCTCGTGCGTGCATCGCCAAGCCCTGCATTTGCGCTCGGACTGGACAAGCGGCTCCTCGCCTACAACCAGTCCCTGCTGGATTATATTCAGGCCCGGTTCTCGTATGGAGAGACCGGGCTGATCAACAGCGATCTTCGCCTTGCCCTCGATGTGCAAGTGGCCGCTCTTGCCGCGACGCTGAAGGACAACGGAAATCGCCCCCTGGAAGTCGGCTTTGTCGTCGGTTTTGGCGGTCGGCGCCTGAGGGGGAAGCTGAATGCCCTTCTCGCACCGGCATCGGGCGAGAATATCGTTCTGTGCTATTTGTTGCCCTGA
- a CDS encoding L,D-transpeptidase has translation MQLFRSNFRSGLAAVLSVLIFTSPALSGQTARQFDARTGKWIVKSVDNHKLSGRLNAAPVAAQTVVYDGEFKRGTVIVDTQRRRLLYVNGDGTARAYIIGVGREGFVWKGKERVSRKAEWPVWTPPAEMVSREALKGRELPASMEGGLENPLGARAIYLGDTLYRIHGTNEPWTLGKAVSSGCIRMANDDVIDLFNKVDIGSPVIVR, from the coding sequence ATGCAGCTGTTTCGGTCCAATTTCCGGTCTGGCCTTGCCGCCGTTCTGTCGGTCCTCATTTTCACATCCCCTGCCTTGTCCGGACAGACCGCACGCCAGTTCGATGCCAGGACCGGAAAGTGGATCGTCAAATCTGTCGACAACCATAAGCTTTCGGGACGGTTGAACGCTGCGCCGGTCGCCGCGCAGACAGTGGTATACGATGGAGAATTCAAGCGCGGCACCGTTATCGTCGATACGCAAAGGCGCCGCCTGCTCTATGTCAACGGGGATGGGACCGCGCGCGCATATATCATCGGTGTGGGCAGAGAGGGTTTCGTGTGGAAGGGAAAGGAAAGGGTCAGTCGCAAGGCGGAATGGCCGGTCTGGACGCCGCCCGCTGAGATGGTAAGCCGAGAGGCTTTGAAGGGAAGAGAGCTGCCGGCCTCGATGGAGGGTGGGCTGGAAAACCCCCTCGGCGCACGTGCAATCTATCTTGGCGATACGCTTTACAGAATTCACGGCACCAACGAGCCCTGGACCTTGGGCAAGGCCGTTTCGTCCGGCTGTATTCGGATGGCAAACGACGACGTCATCGACTTGTTCAATAAGGTGGATATTGGCAGTCCAGTTATTGTACGTTAG
- a CDS encoding SagB/ThcOx family dehydrogenase has translation MRIRASRTLVFQPEGDNLVACNFLTKKVFECSYDLLGFLRNLSDWTSLKRVRRAVPGYSLAELRQTVDALLDMSVVVEEGSALAAREQALNTHWRWGLPTALMHFTVQDPEFLSLDQAEDLQRRKLAADGAIRLYDENDPCKSIELPKVAGMNELLRLMQERRTRRQGSSRAVPLSILSECLFAGMGITGETENCVGKLPLGMTPSGGARNPYEAYVLVRNVEGLAPGIYHYSAKQHSLECRMAGPVPSFSELVGGQEWADTMPCMVLLCAKMDRTMWKYADANAYRVVMIEAGHIGQNVMLAATRHGLTACPTAALRHSWISELLGCENPTHAPVYALTLGYPTDVPATGAMAQSL, from the coding sequence ATGCGCATTAGAGCATCTCGAACTCTCGTTTTTCAGCCCGAAGGGGACAATCTCGTAGCCTGCAACTTTCTGACGAAGAAGGTGTTTGAATGCAGCTACGACCTTCTCGGCTTTCTCCGAAACCTCTCCGACTGGACATCGCTGAAACGGGTCCGAAGAGCCGTACCAGGCTACTCCCTGGCCGAGCTGCGGCAAACGGTCGATGCTCTTCTTGATATGTCGGTCGTCGTCGAGGAAGGAAGCGCGCTTGCCGCGCGCGAGCAGGCACTGAACACCCATTGGAGATGGGGCCTTCCCACGGCATTAATGCATTTCACGGTCCAGGATCCGGAATTCCTGTCGCTCGATCAGGCCGAGGACCTGCAGCGCCGCAAGCTTGCCGCGGATGGCGCAATACGCCTCTACGACGAAAACGATCCTTGCAAGAGTATCGAACTGCCGAAGGTCGCGGGCATGAATGAACTCCTGAGGCTCATGCAGGAGCGGCGCACCAGACGCCAGGGCAGCTCCCGCGCGGTGCCTCTCTCAATCCTTTCCGAGTGTCTGTTTGCAGGCATGGGCATCACGGGGGAGACCGAAAACTGCGTCGGAAAGCTTCCACTCGGCATGACGCCGTCCGGCGGCGCGCGCAATCCCTACGAAGCCTATGTCCTCGTACGCAACGTCGAAGGGCTGGCCCCGGGCATCTACCACTATTCCGCAAAGCAACATTCCCTGGAATGCCGGATGGCCGGCCCCGTTCCCTCGTTCTCCGAACTGGTCGGAGGACAGGAATGGGCCGACACGATGCCGTGCATGGTGCTACTTTGCGCCAAGATGGATCGCACGATGTGGAAATATGCCGATGCCAACGCTTACCGTGTCGTCATGATCGAAGCCGGGCATATCGGGCAGAATGTTATGCTGGCCGCGACGCGACATGGTCTTACGGCCTGCCCGACGGCGGCGCTCCGGCATTCCTGGATTTCAGAACTCCTCGGATGCGAAAATCCAACCCATGCGCCGGTCTACGCATTGACGCTCGGCTACCCGACCGACGTACCGGCAACGGGCGCGATGGCTCAATCCCTGTAA